A part of Vigna radiata var. radiata cultivar VC1973A chromosome 11, Vradiata_ver6, whole genome shotgun sequence genomic DNA contains:
- the LOC106777687 gene encoding DNA mismatch repair protein MLH3 isoform X5 — translation MASIKPLQEAVRSSLRSGIFLFDFTRVVEELVFNSLDARATKVSVFVGVGRSYLKVVDNGSGITRDGLELVGERYATSKFLNLVDLNVTSENFGFRGEALASISDVSVLEIVTRTHGRPNGYQKVLKGCKCLYLGIDDDRKEVGTTVVVRDLFYNQPVRRKYIQSSPNKVLQSIKKCVMRLALVRPNISFKVVDIEREDELFCTHSASSPLSLITSGFGVEVTSSLHYLEVENDIIKLSGYVSSPCNTSNVEVLQYVYVNSQFVCKGPIHKLLSQLAVRFEHLNSWTTDNEFRNKKRSRCHMGLSYLLDLSCPRSMYDLAFEPSKTYVKFKDWTPILNFIEKVIKQFWEENIASVEPSNQFAYMVEDQQEKAYVSVISDVPDMSRFRNQNRKGCLDLFFSTSDKLIEDDYHQSNREDVRNSIDYLEAVMFKEKQSIGDSLFQTGYSGNLLDDSHAKCVSTVTRRQNSLLMHDSSSSLKGDNFFYSEIPAIESLNDCVPFDAPSCSRVRKFHKEADMISEAFQDDLHYECNGHSYDVNINGDLQKPFLKGCSTPGSILLKKDFFINDGYEIQNDSFCSKQNTGGGKDLNDDVPFDEPSSSHGRKFHKEADVISESFQDDLRYNYNGYSYDVNINGELQKPFLKGCSALGIILSKKDFSGNDKHELQTDSFCNKKNTGEDYRSGKDLYAHPFPEVKKKLKMSKTSDFLERPLAEENFLPSDLCYSASQIVGSSDADDRSLNFEWHPLYLKPSSQGHALGFYHKTDIKDDIGGVSRCLKWIHHKSRFDERENECNFSYNTLWNTNKHHCASSYENIGFNFDVARDSSEIFNKFGDCHDFSDIYSTRRSDMLNKKLDWLLPESCVKRCKMPNKNKGKTDKFRNSTLEESCERSRRSISAPPFYRSKRRFFSLNHPSEIKAKRQIDRVYNPGFNHEEASNSKDPQQPPVVRHESXKDLLLQEFKINVKQTSEVLGAMQVNDITETEELDSFNIQNCAPFGELLSKDVQDPIDYGTKWRNCSPDFTKNDRXANTPCRNNILDISSGLHLAGDSLIPETISKKFLEDAKVLHQVDKKFIPVVAGRTLVVIDQHXADERIRLEELRQKVLSGEAKTVTYLHTELEL, via the exons ATGGCCAGCATAAAGCCTTTGCAGGAAGCAGTACGTAGTTCACTGCGTTCTGGCATTTTCCTGTTCGACTTCACGCGCGTCGTCGAGGAACTGGTTTTCAATAGCCTCGATGCCCGTGCCACAAAG GTATCAGTGTTTGTTGGTGTTGGGAGATCCTATTTGAAAGTAGTTGATaatg GAAGTGGAATTACTCGAGATGGACTTGAGTTGGTGGGAGAAAGATATG CAACatcaaaatttcttaatttggTTGACCTGAATGTTACGAGTGAGAATTTTGGTTTCCGTGGGGAGGCTTTGGCTTCCATTTCTGATGTCTCTGTGCTGGAAATTGTGACAAGAACTCATGGAAGGCCAAATGGATATCAAAAAGTGTTGAAG GGGTGCAAGTGTTTGTATCTTGGCATTGATGATGATAGAAAGGAAGTAGGCACCACAG TTGTCGTCCGTgatttattttacaatcaacCAGTTCGGAGAAAATACATACAGTCCAG TCCCAATAAGGTACTGCAATCAATCAAGAAGTGTGTAATGCGACTTGCACTTGTGCGTccaaatatttctttcaaaGTTGTTGATATTGAAAG AGAGGATGAACTCTTCTGCACACATTCTGCTTCTTCTCCTCTGTCACTTATAACCAGTGGCTTTGGGGTAGAGGTCACAAGCTCTCTTCACTATTTAGAAGTTGAGAATGATATCATAAAGCTTTCTGGATATGTATCCAGTCCTTGCAATACTTCAAACGTGGAG GTCCTGCAGTATGTCT ATGTTAACTCGCAATTTGTTTGCAAGGGCCCAATTCATAAGCTTCTGAGTCAACTGGCTGTCAGGTTTGAACATCTGAACTCATGGACTACTGATAATGAGTTCCGAAATAAGAAGAGAAGCAGGTGTCACATGGGTCTCTCTTATCTCTTGGATTTGAGTTGCCCCCGATCTATGTATGATTTGGCCTTTGAGCCATCAAAAACGTATGTTAAATTTAAG GATTGGACACCTATTCTAAACTTCATTGAGAAGGTCATCAAACAATTCTGGGAGGAAAACATAGCTTCTG TAGAGCCCTCCAATCAATTTGCATATATGGTAGAAGATCAACAAGAAAAAGCATATGTCAGTGTCATTTCAGACGTACCAG ATATGTCAAGGTTTAGAAACCAAAATCGTAAGGGTTGCCTAGATCTATTCTTTTCTACTTCAGACAAGCTAATTGAAGATGACTATCATCAATCAAATAGGGAAGATGTTAGAAACTCCATTGATTACTTGGAGGCCGTGATGTTCAAAGAGAAACAAAGTATAGGAGACTCTCTTTTTCAGACTGGTTATTCTGGCAACTTATTGGATGATTCTCATGCCAAGTGCGTATCCACTGTGACAAGAAGGCAGAACAGTTTGCTAATGCATGATAGCAGCAGTTCGTTGAAAGgagataactttttttatagtGAAATACCGGCTATAGAAAGTTTAAATGATTGTGTACCTTTTGATGCACCGAGTTGTTCACGTGTAAGAAAATTCCATAAAGAAGCTGATATGATCAGTGAAGCATTTCAAGATGATTTACATTATGAATGCAACGGGCACAGTTATGATGTAAATATTAATGGGGATTTGCAGAAACCTTTTCTAAAGGGATGCTCTACCCCAGGAAGTATCCTGCTTAAGAAAGATTTCTTTATAAATGATGGATATGAAATCCAAAATGATAGCTTTTGTAGCAAGCAAAATACAGGGGGTGGTAAGGATTTAAATGATGATGTACCTTTTGATGAACCAAGTTCTTCACATGGAAGAAAATTCCATAAAGAAGCTGATGTGATCAGTGAGTCATTTCAAGATGATTTACGTTATAACTACAATGGGTACAGCTATGATGTAAATATTAATGGGGAGTTGCAGAAACCATTTCTAAAGGGATGCTCTGCACTAGGAATTATCCTGTCTAAGAAAGATTTCTCTGGAAATGATAAACATGAACTGCAAACTGACAGCTTTTGTAACAAGAAGAATACAGGGGAGGATTATAGAAGTGGTAAGGATTTATATGCCCATCCCTTTccagaagtaaaaaaaaaattaaagatgtcTAAAACTTCCGATTTTCTTGAAAGACCATTGGCTGAAGAAAACTTTCTCCCTTCAGATTTATGCTACTCAGCATCACAAATAGTAGGAAGCTCTGACGCAGATGATCGgtcattaaattttgaatggcATCCTCTCTACCTAAAACCATCATCTCAAGGACATGCACTGGGTTTTTATCATAAAACTGATATCAAAGATGATATCGGAGGAGTATCTAGGTGCCTTAAATGGATCCATCATAAAAGTCGTTttgatgaaagagaaaatgagtGCAATTTCAGCTACAATACGTTATGGAATACCAACAAGCATCACTGTGCATCAAGTTATGAaaatattggatttaattttgatgttgCTCGTGATTCTAGTGAAATATTCAACAAATTTGGTGACTGCCATGATTTCAGTGACATATATTCTACAAGAAGGTCAGATATGTTAAACAAGAAGCTAGACTGGCTGTTGCCTGAGTCATGTGTTAAAAGATGCAAGATGCCTAACAAGAACAAAGGCAAAACagataaatttagaaattcaaCTTTGGAGGAAAGTTGTGAAAGATCTAGAAGAAGCATTTCAGCTCCTCCTTTTTATAGAAGCAAAAGGaggtttttctctttaaatCATCCCTCAGAAATAAAAGCTAAAAGACAGATTGACCGAGTGTATAACCCTGGCTTCAATCATGAAG AAGCTAGTAATTCTAAAGATCCTCAACAGCCTCCTGTTGTTCGTCATGAAAGCANTAAAGATCTCTTATTGCAAGAATTCAA AATCAATGTGAAACAAACTTCAGAGGTTCTGGGTGCTATGCAGGTTAATGACATAACAGAGACTGAAGAACTTGACAGTTTCAACATTCAAAACTGTGCTCCATTTGGGG AATTGCTCTCTAAGGATGTCCAAGATCCCATAGATTATGGGACTAAGTGGAGGAATTGCTCACCTGATTTTAca AAGAATGATAGACNGGCCAATACTCCATGTCGAAACAATATACTTGACATTTCTTCCGGATTGCATCTTGCTGGAGATTCATTGATTCCAGAAACTATCAGTAAGAAATTTCTTGAGGATGCTAAAGTTTTGCATCAGGTGGATAAAAAATTCATTCCAGTTGTGGCTGGCAGAACCCTTGTTGTTATTGATCAG CATGNAGCAGATGAAAGAATCAGACTGGAAGAATTGCGTCAAAAG GTATTGTCGGGAGAAGCAAAAACAGTAACCTATCTGCATACTGAACTGGAACTG TAA
- the LOC106777687 gene encoding DNA mismatch repair protein MLH3 isoform X2, with product MASIKPLQEAVRSSLRSGIFLFDFTRVVEELVFNSLDARATKVSVFVGVGRSYLKVVDNGSGITRDGLELVGERYATSKFLNLVDLNVTSENFGFRGEALASISDVSVLEIVTRTHGRPNGYQKVLKGCKCLYLGIDDDRKEVGTTVVVRDLFYNQPVRRKYIQSSPNKVLQSIKKCVMRLALVRPNISFKVVDIEREDELFCTHSASSPLSLITSGFGVEVTSSLHYLEVENDIIKLSGYVSSPCNTSNVEVLQYVYVNSQFVCKGPIHKLLSQLAVRFEHLNSWTTDNEFRNKKRSRCHMGLSYLLDLSCPRSMYDLAFEPSKTYVKFKDWTPILNFIEKVIKQFWEENIASVEPSNQFAYMVEDQQEKAYVSVISDVPDMSRFRNQNRKGCLDLFFSTSDKLIEDDYHQSNREDVRNSIDYLEAVMFKEKQSIGDSLFQTGYSGNLLDDSHAKCVSTVTRRQNSLLMHDSSSSLKGDNFFYSEIPAIESLNDCVPFDAPSCSRVRKFHKEADMISEAFQDDLHYECNGHSYDVNINGDLQKPFLKGCSTPGSILLKKDFFINDGYEIQNDSFCSKQNTGGGKDLNDDVPFDEPSSSHGRKFHKEADVISESFQDDLRYNYNGYSYDVNINGELQKPFLKGCSALGIILSKKDFSGNDKHELQTDSFCNKKNTGEDYRSGKDLYAHPFPEVKKKLKMSKTSDFLERPLAEENFLPSDLCYSASQIVGSSDADDRSLNFEWHPLYLKPSSQGHALGFYHKTDIKDDIGGVSRCLKWIHHKSRFDERENECNFSYNTLWNTNKHHCASSYENIGFNFDVARDSSEIFNKFGDCHDFSDIYSTRRSDMLNKKLDWLLPESCVKRCKMPNKNKGKTDKFRNSTLEESCERSRRSISAPPFYRSKRRFFSLNHPSEIKAKRQIDRVYNPGFNHEEASNSKDPQQPPVVRHESXKDLLLQEFKINVKQTSEVLGAMQVNDITETEELDSFNIQNCAPFGELLSKDVQDPIDYGTKWRNCSPDFTNDRXANTPCRNNILDISSGLHLAGDSLIPETISKKFLEDAKVLHQVDKKFIPVVAGRTLVVIDQHXADERIRLEELRQKVLSGEAKTVTYLHTELELVLPEIGYQLLHSYSEQIKDWGWICNIHANNSETFRRNLDIIKRQETTITLIAVPCILGVKLNDVDLLEFLQQLADTDGSSTMPPSVTRLLNSKACRGAIMFGDSLLPSECSLIVEELKHTSLCFQCAHGRPTTVPLVNLEALHSQIAKLRLMNESSSEKWHGLRKHKVCVERVAQRLNSAMED from the exons ATGGCCAGCATAAAGCCTTTGCAGGAAGCAGTACGTAGTTCACTGCGTTCTGGCATTTTCCTGTTCGACTTCACGCGCGTCGTCGAGGAACTGGTTTTCAATAGCCTCGATGCCCGTGCCACAAAG GTATCAGTGTTTGTTGGTGTTGGGAGATCCTATTTGAAAGTAGTTGATaatg GAAGTGGAATTACTCGAGATGGACTTGAGTTGGTGGGAGAAAGATATG CAACatcaaaatttcttaatttggTTGACCTGAATGTTACGAGTGAGAATTTTGGTTTCCGTGGGGAGGCTTTGGCTTCCATTTCTGATGTCTCTGTGCTGGAAATTGTGACAAGAACTCATGGAAGGCCAAATGGATATCAAAAAGTGTTGAAG GGGTGCAAGTGTTTGTATCTTGGCATTGATGATGATAGAAAGGAAGTAGGCACCACAG TTGTCGTCCGTgatttattttacaatcaacCAGTTCGGAGAAAATACATACAGTCCAG TCCCAATAAGGTACTGCAATCAATCAAGAAGTGTGTAATGCGACTTGCACTTGTGCGTccaaatatttctttcaaaGTTGTTGATATTGAAAG AGAGGATGAACTCTTCTGCACACATTCTGCTTCTTCTCCTCTGTCACTTATAACCAGTGGCTTTGGGGTAGAGGTCACAAGCTCTCTTCACTATTTAGAAGTTGAGAATGATATCATAAAGCTTTCTGGATATGTATCCAGTCCTTGCAATACTTCAAACGTGGAG GTCCTGCAGTATGTCT ATGTTAACTCGCAATTTGTTTGCAAGGGCCCAATTCATAAGCTTCTGAGTCAACTGGCTGTCAGGTTTGAACATCTGAACTCATGGACTACTGATAATGAGTTCCGAAATAAGAAGAGAAGCAGGTGTCACATGGGTCTCTCTTATCTCTTGGATTTGAGTTGCCCCCGATCTATGTATGATTTGGCCTTTGAGCCATCAAAAACGTATGTTAAATTTAAG GATTGGACACCTATTCTAAACTTCATTGAGAAGGTCATCAAACAATTCTGGGAGGAAAACATAGCTTCTG TAGAGCCCTCCAATCAATTTGCATATATGGTAGAAGATCAACAAGAAAAAGCATATGTCAGTGTCATTTCAGACGTACCAG ATATGTCAAGGTTTAGAAACCAAAATCGTAAGGGTTGCCTAGATCTATTCTTTTCTACTTCAGACAAGCTAATTGAAGATGACTATCATCAATCAAATAGGGAAGATGTTAGAAACTCCATTGATTACTTGGAGGCCGTGATGTTCAAAGAGAAACAAAGTATAGGAGACTCTCTTTTTCAGACTGGTTATTCTGGCAACTTATTGGATGATTCTCATGCCAAGTGCGTATCCACTGTGACAAGAAGGCAGAACAGTTTGCTAATGCATGATAGCAGCAGTTCGTTGAAAGgagataactttttttatagtGAAATACCGGCTATAGAAAGTTTAAATGATTGTGTACCTTTTGATGCACCGAGTTGTTCACGTGTAAGAAAATTCCATAAAGAAGCTGATATGATCAGTGAAGCATTTCAAGATGATTTACATTATGAATGCAACGGGCACAGTTATGATGTAAATATTAATGGGGATTTGCAGAAACCTTTTCTAAAGGGATGCTCTACCCCAGGAAGTATCCTGCTTAAGAAAGATTTCTTTATAAATGATGGATATGAAATCCAAAATGATAGCTTTTGTAGCAAGCAAAATACAGGGGGTGGTAAGGATTTAAATGATGATGTACCTTTTGATGAACCAAGTTCTTCACATGGAAGAAAATTCCATAAAGAAGCTGATGTGATCAGTGAGTCATTTCAAGATGATTTACGTTATAACTACAATGGGTACAGCTATGATGTAAATATTAATGGGGAGTTGCAGAAACCATTTCTAAAGGGATGCTCTGCACTAGGAATTATCCTGTCTAAGAAAGATTTCTCTGGAAATGATAAACATGAACTGCAAACTGACAGCTTTTGTAACAAGAAGAATACAGGGGAGGATTATAGAAGTGGTAAGGATTTATATGCCCATCCCTTTccagaagtaaaaaaaaaattaaagatgtcTAAAACTTCCGATTTTCTTGAAAGACCATTGGCTGAAGAAAACTTTCTCCCTTCAGATTTATGCTACTCAGCATCACAAATAGTAGGAAGCTCTGACGCAGATGATCGgtcattaaattttgaatggcATCCTCTCTACCTAAAACCATCATCTCAAGGACATGCACTGGGTTTTTATCATAAAACTGATATCAAAGATGATATCGGAGGAGTATCTAGGTGCCTTAAATGGATCCATCATAAAAGTCGTTttgatgaaagagaaaatgagtGCAATTTCAGCTACAATACGTTATGGAATACCAACAAGCATCACTGTGCATCAAGTTATGAaaatattggatttaattttgatgttgCTCGTGATTCTAGTGAAATATTCAACAAATTTGGTGACTGCCATGATTTCAGTGACATATATTCTACAAGAAGGTCAGATATGTTAAACAAGAAGCTAGACTGGCTGTTGCCTGAGTCATGTGTTAAAAGATGCAAGATGCCTAACAAGAACAAAGGCAAAACagataaatttagaaattcaaCTTTGGAGGAAAGTTGTGAAAGATCTAGAAGAAGCATTTCAGCTCCTCCTTTTTATAGAAGCAAAAGGaggtttttctctttaaatCATCCCTCAGAAATAAAAGCTAAAAGACAGATTGACCGAGTGTATAACCCTGGCTTCAATCATGAAG AAGCTAGTAATTCTAAAGATCCTCAACAGCCTCCTGTTGTTCGTCATGAAAGCANTAAAGATCTCTTATTGCAAGAATTCAA AATCAATGTGAAACAAACTTCAGAGGTTCTGGGTGCTATGCAGGTTAATGACATAACAGAGACTGAAGAACTTGACAGTTTCAACATTCAAAACTGTGCTCCATTTGGGG AATTGCTCTCTAAGGATGTCCAAGATCCCATAGATTATGGGACTAAGTGGAGGAATTGCTCACCTGATTTTAca AATGATAGACNGGCCAATACTCCATGTCGAAACAATATACTTGACATTTCTTCCGGATTGCATCTTGCTGGAGATTCATTGATTCCAGAAACTATCAGTAAGAAATTTCTTGAGGATGCTAAAGTTTTGCATCAGGTGGATAAAAAATTCATTCCAGTTGTGGCTGGCAGAACCCTTGTTGTTATTGATCAG CATGNAGCAGATGAAAGAATCAGACTGGAAGAATTGCGTCAAAAG GTATTGTCGGGAGAAGCAAAAACAGTAACCTATCTGCATACTGAACTGGAACTG GTACTGCCAGAGATTGGTTATCAACTACTTCATAGTTATAGCGAACAGATCAAAGATTGGGGCTGGATATGCAACATCCATGCTAATAATTCCGAGACCTTTAGAAG GAATCTGGATATTATAAAAAGACAAGAAACAACGATCACACTTATTGCG GTACCGTGTATTTTAGGGGTCAAATTAAATGATGTTGACCTTTTAGAATTTCTTCAGCAG CTTGCTGACACTGATGGATCATCAACAATGCCACCCTCTGTCACACGATTGTTAAATTCGAAAGCATGCAGAG GTGCAATTATGTTTGGGGATTCATTGCTACCATCAGAATGTTCCCTTATAGTTGAAGAGCTAAAGCATACATCGCTTTGTTTCCAA TGTGCTCATGGGCGACCAACAACTGTTCCTCTGGTCAACTTGGAGGCACTGCATAGTCAGATAGCCAAGCTTCGACTGATGAACGAGTCTTCAAGTGAAAAGTGGCATGGATTACGCAAACATAAAGTATGCGTTGAACGTGTAGCACAGCGTTTAAATTCTGCTATGGAAGATTAG
- the LOC106777687 gene encoding DNA mismatch repair protein MLH3 isoform X3 — MASIKPLQEAVRSSLRSGIFLFDFTRVVEELVFNSLDARATKVSVFVGVGRSYLKVVDNGSGITRDGLELVGERYVVVRDLFYNQPVRRKYIQSSPNKVLQSIKKCVMRLALVRPNISFKVVDIEREDELFCTHSASSPLSLITSGFGVEVTSSLHYLEVENDIIKLSGYVSSPCNTSNVEVLQYVYVNSQFVCKGPIHKLLSQLAVRFEHLNSWTTDNEFRNKKRSRCHMGLSYLLDLSCPRSMYDLAFEPSKTYVKFKDWTPILNFIEKVIKQFWEENIASVEPSNQFAYMVEDQQEKAYVSVISDVPDMSRFRNQNRKGCLDLFFSTSDKLIEDDYHQSNREDVRNSIDYLEAVMFKEKQSIGDSLFQTGYSGNLLDDSHAKCVSTVTRRQNSLLMHDSSSSLKGDNFFYSEIPAIESLNDCVPFDAPSCSRVRKFHKEADMISEAFQDDLHYECNGHSYDVNINGDLQKPFLKGCSTPGSILLKKDFFINDGYEIQNDSFCSKQNTGGGKDLNDDVPFDEPSSSHGRKFHKEADVISESFQDDLRYNYNGYSYDVNINGELQKPFLKGCSALGIILSKKDFSGNDKHELQTDSFCNKKNTGEDYRSGKDLYAHPFPEVKKKLKMSKTSDFLERPLAEENFLPSDLCYSASQIVGSSDADDRSLNFEWHPLYLKPSSQGHALGFYHKTDIKDDIGGVSRCLKWIHHKSRFDERENECNFSYNTLWNTNKHHCASSYENIGFNFDVARDSSEIFNKFGDCHDFSDIYSTRRSDMLNKKLDWLLPESCVKRCKMPNKNKGKTDKFRNSTLEESCERSRRSISAPPFYRSKRRFFSLNHPSEIKAKRQIDRVYNPGFNHEEASNSKDPQQPPVVRHESXKDLLLQEFKINVKQTSEVLGAMQVNDITETEELDSFNIQNCAPFGELLSKDVQDPIDYGTKWRNCSPDFTKNDRXANTPCRNNILDISSGLHLAGDSLIPETISKKFLEDAKVLHQVDKKFIPVVAGRTLVVIDQHXADERIRLEELRQKVLSGEAKTVTYLHTELELVLPEIGYQLLHSYSEQIKDWGWICNIHANNSETFRRNLDIIKRQETTITLIAVPCILGVKLNDVDLLEFLQQLADTDGSSTMPPSVTRLLNSKACRGAIMFGDSLLPSECSLIVEELKHTSLCFQCAHGRPTTVPLVNLEALHSQIAKLRLMNESSSEKWHGLRKHKVCVERVAQRLNSAMED; from the exons ATGGCCAGCATAAAGCCTTTGCAGGAAGCAGTACGTAGTTCACTGCGTTCTGGCATTTTCCTGTTCGACTTCACGCGCGTCGTCGAGGAACTGGTTTTCAATAGCCTCGATGCCCGTGCCACAAAG GTATCAGTGTTTGTTGGTGTTGGGAGATCCTATTTGAAAGTAGTTGATaatg GAAGTGGAATTACTCGAGATGGACTTGAGTTGGTGGGAGAAAGATATG TTGTCGTCCGTgatttattttacaatcaacCAGTTCGGAGAAAATACATACAGTCCAG TCCCAATAAGGTACTGCAATCAATCAAGAAGTGTGTAATGCGACTTGCACTTGTGCGTccaaatatttctttcaaaGTTGTTGATATTGAAAG AGAGGATGAACTCTTCTGCACACATTCTGCTTCTTCTCCTCTGTCACTTATAACCAGTGGCTTTGGGGTAGAGGTCACAAGCTCTCTTCACTATTTAGAAGTTGAGAATGATATCATAAAGCTTTCTGGATATGTATCCAGTCCTTGCAATACTTCAAACGTGGAG GTCCTGCAGTATGTCT ATGTTAACTCGCAATTTGTTTGCAAGGGCCCAATTCATAAGCTTCTGAGTCAACTGGCTGTCAGGTTTGAACATCTGAACTCATGGACTACTGATAATGAGTTCCGAAATAAGAAGAGAAGCAGGTGTCACATGGGTCTCTCTTATCTCTTGGATTTGAGTTGCCCCCGATCTATGTATGATTTGGCCTTTGAGCCATCAAAAACGTATGTTAAATTTAAG GATTGGACACCTATTCTAAACTTCATTGAGAAGGTCATCAAACAATTCTGGGAGGAAAACATAGCTTCTG TAGAGCCCTCCAATCAATTTGCATATATGGTAGAAGATCAACAAGAAAAAGCATATGTCAGTGTCATTTCAGACGTACCAG ATATGTCAAGGTTTAGAAACCAAAATCGTAAGGGTTGCCTAGATCTATTCTTTTCTACTTCAGACAAGCTAATTGAAGATGACTATCATCAATCAAATAGGGAAGATGTTAGAAACTCCATTGATTACTTGGAGGCCGTGATGTTCAAAGAGAAACAAAGTATAGGAGACTCTCTTTTTCAGACTGGTTATTCTGGCAACTTATTGGATGATTCTCATGCCAAGTGCGTATCCACTGTGACAAGAAGGCAGAACAGTTTGCTAATGCATGATAGCAGCAGTTCGTTGAAAGgagataactttttttatagtGAAATACCGGCTATAGAAAGTTTAAATGATTGTGTACCTTTTGATGCACCGAGTTGTTCACGTGTAAGAAAATTCCATAAAGAAGCTGATATGATCAGTGAAGCATTTCAAGATGATTTACATTATGAATGCAACGGGCACAGTTATGATGTAAATATTAATGGGGATTTGCAGAAACCTTTTCTAAAGGGATGCTCTACCCCAGGAAGTATCCTGCTTAAGAAAGATTTCTTTATAAATGATGGATATGAAATCCAAAATGATAGCTTTTGTAGCAAGCAAAATACAGGGGGTGGTAAGGATTTAAATGATGATGTACCTTTTGATGAACCAAGTTCTTCACATGGAAGAAAATTCCATAAAGAAGCTGATGTGATCAGTGAGTCATTTCAAGATGATTTACGTTATAACTACAATGGGTACAGCTATGATGTAAATATTAATGGGGAGTTGCAGAAACCATTTCTAAAGGGATGCTCTGCACTAGGAATTATCCTGTCTAAGAAAGATTTCTCTGGAAATGATAAACATGAACTGCAAACTGACAGCTTTTGTAACAAGAAGAATACAGGGGAGGATTATAGAAGTGGTAAGGATTTATATGCCCATCCCTTTccagaagtaaaaaaaaaattaaagatgtcTAAAACTTCCGATTTTCTTGAAAGACCATTGGCTGAAGAAAACTTTCTCCCTTCAGATTTATGCTACTCAGCATCACAAATAGTAGGAAGCTCTGACGCAGATGATCGgtcattaaattttgaatggcATCCTCTCTACCTAAAACCATCATCTCAAGGACATGCACTGGGTTTTTATCATAAAACTGATATCAAAGATGATATCGGAGGAGTATCTAGGTGCCTTAAATGGATCCATCATAAAAGTCGTTttgatgaaagagaaaatgagtGCAATTTCAGCTACAATACGTTATGGAATACCAACAAGCATCACTGTGCATCAAGTTATGAaaatattggatttaattttgatgttgCTCGTGATTCTAGTGAAATATTCAACAAATTTGGTGACTGCCATGATTTCAGTGACATATATTCTACAAGAAGGTCAGATATGTTAAACAAGAAGCTAGACTGGCTGTTGCCTGAGTCATGTGTTAAAAGATGCAAGATGCCTAACAAGAACAAAGGCAAAACagataaatttagaaattcaaCTTTGGAGGAAAGTTGTGAAAGATCTAGAAGAAGCATTTCAGCTCCTCCTTTTTATAGAAGCAAAAGGaggtttttctctttaaatCATCCCTCAGAAATAAAAGCTAAAAGACAGATTGACCGAGTGTATAACCCTGGCTTCAATCATGAAG AAGCTAGTAATTCTAAAGATCCTCAACAGCCTCCTGTTGTTCGTCATGAAAGCANTAAAGATCTCTTATTGCAAGAATTCAA AATCAATGTGAAACAAACTTCAGAGGTTCTGGGTGCTATGCAGGTTAATGACATAACAGAGACTGAAGAACTTGACAGTTTCAACATTCAAAACTGTGCTCCATTTGGGG AATTGCTCTCTAAGGATGTCCAAGATCCCATAGATTATGGGACTAAGTGGAGGAATTGCTCACCTGATTTTAca AAGAATGATAGACNGGCCAATACTCCATGTCGAAACAATATACTTGACATTTCTTCCGGATTGCATCTTGCTGGAGATTCATTGATTCCAGAAACTATCAGTAAGAAATTTCTTGAGGATGCTAAAGTTTTGCATCAGGTGGATAAAAAATTCATTCCAGTTGTGGCTGGCAGAACCCTTGTTGTTATTGATCAG CATGNAGCAGATGAAAGAATCAGACTGGAAGAATTGCGTCAAAAG GTATTGTCGGGAGAAGCAAAAACAGTAACCTATCTGCATACTGAACTGGAACTG GTACTGCCAGAGATTGGTTATCAACTACTTCATAGTTATAGCGAACAGATCAAAGATTGGGGCTGGATATGCAACATCCATGCTAATAATTCCGAGACCTTTAGAAG GAATCTGGATATTATAAAAAGACAAGAAACAACGATCACACTTATTGCG GTACCGTGTATTTTAGGGGTCAAATTAAATGATGTTGACCTTTTAGAATTTCTTCAGCAG CTTGCTGACACTGATGGATCATCAACAATGCCACCCTCTGTCACACGATTGTTAAATTCGAAAGCATGCAGAG GTGCAATTATGTTTGGGGATTCATTGCTACCATCAGAATGTTCCCTTATAGTTGAAGAGCTAAAGCATACATCGCTTTGTTTCCAA TGTGCTCATGGGCGACCAACAACTGTTCCTCTGGTCAACTTGGAGGCACTGCATAGTCAGATAGCCAAGCTTCGACTGATGAACGAGTCTTCAAGTGAAAAGTGGCATGGATTACGCAAACATAAAGTATGCGTTGAACGTGTAGCACAGCGTTTAAATTCTGCTATGGAAGATTAG